Proteins co-encoded in one uncultured Draconibacterium sp. genomic window:
- a CDS encoding Wzz/FepE/Etk N-terminal domain-containing protein — MTENINKSNQTAEDEIDLIALAKTIWDNRKFIIITVVVFMLMGIAIALLTQKEYTASTIVVPQVSSSKVKLGGLSSLAAMAGFNLNDMTGGNTPLSPMVYPQILHSAPFQLELMNTPFHFPGQKDSLSIYTYYTEFKKTGFLNSLKKYTIGLPFVIIKAIKGEQMPNDLMTNDLMTNDHSPNEYIKLTKKQEALRKMLNKKVNLEVDDKGGFLTLSATTVDAELSAQVTQKALQMLQRYITAYKIEKTSAKLKFIEERYKDNKKEFEKAQAALAEFRDKNKNVTSALARTQEERLQSDYQLAFDVYSGLAQQLEQARIQVKEDTPVFSVLKPVTVPLVDNVSGFRTLIIYTFLGLVVAVGWILGKEFLETIRKQWNLPAA; from the coding sequence ATGACCGAGAATATAAATAAAAGCAACCAGACTGCAGAAGATGAAATTGACCTCATAGCCTTAGCCAAGACAATCTGGGACAACCGGAAATTCATAATCATAACCGTAGTCGTTTTTATGCTTATGGGCATAGCCATTGCCCTATTAACCCAAAAAGAGTACACGGCTTCCACCATTGTAGTCCCCCAAGTCTCCAGTAGTAAAGTCAAACTGGGGGGCCTGTCTTCCCTCGCAGCGATGGCCGGTTTTAATCTCAACGACATGACCGGAGGAAATACCCCACTCTCTCCCATGGTCTATCCGCAAATCTTACACAGTGCCCCCTTCCAGTTGGAACTGATGAACACTCCTTTCCATTTTCCAGGACAAAAAGACTCTCTAAGCATCTACACCTACTATACCGAATTTAAAAAAACCGGTTTTTTAAATAGCTTAAAAAAATACACCATTGGATTGCCTTTTGTTATTATCAAAGCAATTAAAGGCGAACAAATGCCCAATGACCTAATGACTAATGACCTAATGACTAATGACCACTCCCCAAACGAATACATTAAGCTCACGAAAAAACAAGAGGCACTGCGAAAAATGCTAAACAAAAAGGTAAACCTTGAAGTGGACGACAAAGGTGGCTTTCTTACCCTTTCTGCAACTACGGTTGATGCCGAGCTATCAGCACAGGTAACCCAAAAGGCTTTACAAATGCTGCAACGTTACATCACTGCATACAAAATTGAAAAAACATCAGCAAAGCTTAAATTTATCGAAGAACGTTACAAAGACAATAAAAAAGAATTTGAAAAAGCCCAGGCGGCTTTAGCCGAATTCCGCGATAAAAACAAAAACGTTACCTCTGCCCTCGCCCGGACTCAGGAAGAACGCCTGCAAAGCGACTACCAGCTGGCCTTTGATGTCTATTCCGGGTTGGCACAACAACTTGAACAGGCTAGAATACAGGTAAAAGAAGATACCCCCGTATTTTCGGTATTAAAGCCCGTTACTGTACCACTAGTAGATAATGTGAGTGGATTTAGAACTTTAATAATCTATACTTTTTTAGGACTTGTTGTTGCTGTGGGGTGGATTCTGGGAAAAGAGTTTTTAGAAACCATCAGAAAACAATGGAACTTGCCTGCTGCATAA
- a CDS encoding sugar kinase yields the protein MKIATFGEIMMRITTQNKNRFIQSKSADISFAGSEANVAVDLAYWGLNTRYLTVLPDNIPGEMVVNDIAQYRVDTNKIMTPPDQRLGILFLEPGVNQRSSKVVYDREYSAFANTKLDRNYFEQALEDCTWFHWSGITPGLNENCVNNLRVALEVANEMKLTISCDLNYRGKLWKYGKLPAEVMPELLDTTSVILGNEEDAILMLGIENPGIDITNDELDSELYMKVTQSIFDKFPRCETICFSKREAISANHNNWSAILSRRDLFLESKTYEIRNILDRVGAGDSFSSGIIYGLNHFEDNYRTTLEYATAASCLKHSINGDYCLTNPNEIMELVKGNSKGRIVR from the coding sequence ATGAAAATAGCAACCTTTGGTGAAATAATGATGCGTATAACAACGCAAAATAAGAACAGATTTATCCAAAGCAAATCTGCTGATATTAGTTTTGCAGGTTCAGAAGCCAACGTGGCTGTCGATTTGGCGTACTGGGGACTAAATACTCGGTATCTAACAGTTCTACCGGATAATATTCCAGGAGAAATGGTTGTTAACGACATTGCACAATACAGAGTTGATACAAATAAGATTATGACCCCCCCTGATCAACGATTGGGCATTCTTTTTCTGGAACCAGGAGTAAACCAGCGTAGTAGCAAAGTAGTCTATGATCGAGAATACTCAGCATTTGCCAACACAAAATTGGATAGAAATTATTTTGAACAAGCCCTGGAAGACTGCACATGGTTTCACTGGTCAGGTATTACTCCGGGACTTAACGAAAATTGTGTAAATAACCTCCGCGTTGCACTGGAAGTTGCCAATGAGATGAAGTTAACTATCTCCTGCGACTTAAATTATCGAGGTAAACTATGGAAATACGGAAAACTTCCGGCTGAAGTAATGCCAGAATTATTGGATACCACATCAGTTATACTTGGAAACGAAGAAGATGCAATTTTAATGTTAGGCATTGAAAATCCTGGCATCGATATTACTAATGACGAACTTGATAGTGAACTTTATATGAAAGTTACACAGAGTATCTTCGACAAATTTCCCCGGTGTGAAACAATCTGTTTTTCAAAAAGAGAAGCTATCAGCGCGAATCATAACAATTGGTCAGCAATTCTATCCAGAAGAGATTTATTTCTCGAATCAAAAACCTATGAAATAAGAAATATTCTTGACCGTGTTGGAGCCGGAGATTCATTTTCTTCCGGGATTATTTATGGATTAAATCATTTTGAGGATAATTACAGAACGACATTGGAATACGCTACCGCTGCTTCTTGTTTAAAACACTCCATTAATGGAGATTATTGTTTGACAAATCCAAACGAAATAATGGAATTAGTAAAAGGAAATTCAAAAGGAAGAATAGTAAGATAA
- a CDS encoding aldolase catalytic domain-containing protein, which translates to MNTLQICDCTLRDGGYYTNWDFDQNLVETYFEAMNDIPAITHLEIGYRSLASGSYLGEYFYCPDYVLKMAREMCPDKTLAIMLNEKDTSPSDLDDLLNPCKSFIDLVRIAVDPKNLERALVLAKAIKAKGFQMGFNIMYMSQWANDTEFINKLNSLEGNVDYIYLVDSFGGVYPEDVKKAVQLVKEKISIPLGFHGHNNMELGLANSLVALENGCQVVDATITGMGRGAGNLKTELLLTCLNAKGNIQFDFNKLTTVVADFEKLQSEYKWGTNLPYMISGAYSLPQKEVMSWISKRRFTTESIINALQNKKDKIEDNHNLEIFSTEFTAERVVIIGGGSNSKKHAPALIQYCKQNPDVVLIHAGVRFVKEFNKLENRQYFCLLGSEGNKLKKDIATLDFSNIKCILEPSPRKMGTILPKELHNISYELKEISFIKDYPDSLLTIALQLAIDLSATEFMLFGFDGYDMKSNEQMIEVSAENQLLIDTVLKNQMKYTRFFQQNTQG; encoded by the coding sequence ATGAATACACTACAAATTTGCGATTGCACATTACGTGATGGTGGCTATTACACCAACTGGGACTTCGATCAGAATCTCGTTGAGACATATTTCGAAGCAATGAATGATATTCCGGCTATCACACATCTTGAAATCGGATATAGAAGTTTAGCTTCTGGAAGCTATCTGGGCGAATACTTTTACTGCCCGGACTATGTTTTAAAAATGGCCCGTGAAATGTGCCCTGATAAAACACTGGCCATTATGCTGAATGAAAAGGATACCTCCCCATCCGATTTGGATGACTTATTGAATCCTTGCAAATCCTTTATCGATCTTGTTCGCATAGCAGTAGATCCAAAAAATCTGGAAAGAGCTTTAGTACTGGCCAAAGCAATTAAAGCAAAAGGATTTCAAATGGGATTCAATATTATGTACATGTCGCAATGGGCAAATGATACCGAGTTTATTAACAAACTGAATTCACTTGAAGGGAATGTTGATTACATCTACCTGGTAGACTCATTTGGAGGCGTTTACCCCGAAGATGTAAAAAAAGCAGTTCAATTGGTAAAAGAAAAAATTAGTATTCCCTTAGGTTTTCATGGGCATAACAATATGGAACTCGGTTTAGCCAATTCATTGGTAGCTCTTGAAAATGGATGTCAGGTTGTAGATGCAACTATTACCGGTATGGGGCGCGGTGCAGGTAACCTAAAAACTGAATTACTTCTAACCTGTTTAAATGCTAAAGGAAATATTCAATTCGATTTTAACAAACTAACAACTGTAGTTGCTGATTTTGAGAAGCTTCAATCTGAATACAAGTGGGGAACTAACCTCCCTTACATGATCTCAGGAGCCTATTCACTCCCTCAAAAAGAAGTAATGAGTTGGATATCAAAGCGTCGATTCACCACAGAGAGTATCATCAATGCACTTCAAAATAAAAAAGATAAAATAGAGGATAATCATAATCTGGAAATATTTTCTACCGAATTCACGGCAGAGAGAGTAGTTATAATCGGTGGAGGATCAAATTCAAAAAAACACGCACCAGCCCTGATACAATATTGTAAACAAAATCCTGATGTTGTTCTTATACATGCTGGCGTTCGTTTCGTAAAAGAGTTCAATAAACTCGAAAATCGACAGTATTTTTGCCTGTTAGGATCAGAAGGAAATAAATTAAAAAAAGATATTGCAACACTCGATTTTTCAAATATAAAATGTATTCTGGAACCATCTCCCCGCAAAATGGGAACGATACTTCCAAAAGAGTTGCACAATATTTCGTATGAGTTAAAAGAGATATCATTTATTAAAGATTATCCCGATTCCCTCCTGACGATTGCCTTACAACTTGCTATTGACCTAAGCGCGACAGAGTTTATGTTATTTGGTTTTGATGGTTACGATATGAAATCCAATGAACAGATGATTGAAGTTTCAGCAGAAAATCAGTTGTTGATTGATACGGTTTTAAAAAACCAAATGAAGTATACTCGCTTCTTCCAACAAAATACTCAGGGCTAA
- a CDS encoding acylneuraminate cytidylyltransferase family protein — translation MNPKVAFFLPTRKGSQRVKNKNTRPFSGIEGGLVELKLRQLIQTTKIDEILFSSNDETCIEIAKQFQVQCSRIKIIERPEKLCLDSTNLQDLITYVPTITDADHILWGHVTTPMADASDYDHAVKIYLQKLEEGFDSLVSVQELKNFLLNKEGRLINNTTPLPWPRTQDLEALYEINHAIFLTSRETYIKDKNRLGTKTHLFVMDKIKSMDVDWEEDFLLAEQIQLNRIRE, via the coding sequence ATGAATCCCAAAGTAGCATTTTTCCTGCCCACACGAAAAGGCAGTCAGCGTGTTAAAAACAAAAATACACGCCCCTTTTCAGGAATCGAAGGAGGTTTGGTTGAACTGAAATTACGCCAACTTATCCAAACAACAAAGATTGACGAAATCCTCTTTTCTTCTAATGATGAAACTTGTATAGAAATCGCGAAACAATTTCAGGTCCAATGTTCGAGAATTAAGATTATAGAACGCCCTGAAAAACTATGTTTAGACAGCACCAATCTGCAGGACCTTATAACCTATGTACCTACAATTACCGATGCCGATCACATTCTTTGGGGCCATGTTACCACACCAATGGCTGATGCTTCTGATTATGACCATGCAGTTAAAATATATCTTCAGAAACTTGAAGAAGGATTTGACTCCTTGGTCAGTGTACAGGAATTAAAAAACTTCTTATTGAATAAAGAAGGAAGATTAATTAACAACACAACCCCACTTCCCTGGCCAAGAACCCAGGATTTGGAAGCACTTTACGAGATTAACCATGCAATCTTTTTAACTTCCCGCGAAACTTATATAAAGGATAAAAATAGACTAGGCACAAAAACACACCTTTTTGTTATGGATAAAATCAAATCGATGGATGTGGATTGGGAAGAGGATTTTCTTTTAGCAGAACAAATTCAATTAAATAGAATTCGTGAATAA
- a CDS encoding polysaccharide biosynthesis C-terminal domain-containing protein codes for MNKYKRLGKNTVLVFIGNAGSKLLMLLMLPLYTKWLTPEQYGTYDLVLVYTSVLVSIISMSLAEAIFVIPKDKSENEKTNFFSSAVIASLMFFAIGTALLFILKLIFNIKGIENVLTRYFWFFVGIMFFTFSQKFTQQFARSLNDIKTYALSGVVLTISLIITSFLLIPRFGLEGYFLSQISSMFISGIFSYVSSKAYQYLSISSFTINGLKTLLLYSVPLIPNGIMWWLVSSLNRPLLNQYVGEEGIGFFAVANKFPSLITLVFNIFMFSWQIAILEEYGKDGFQHFFNKISGYIIFVIISLACIISIFSEQIFSLAIDDKFHTAWLLLPILTISTIFSSISGLSGSVFSAVLKSKYYFYSSIWGAGTSVFFNFLLIPKFGLIGSCISIVLSFMAMAISRIIYSWKYVKITHLQNLVLQILISFCIVAASTMIKAPDVRIIVGGLLFMLLIAINHAKLNEIYSLTKKFVNW; via the coding sequence GTGAATAAGTATAAAAGGTTAGGGAAAAATACAGTATTAGTATTTATAGGTAATGCTGGAAGTAAATTATTAATGTTATTAATGTTGCCATTGTATACAAAATGGCTAACACCAGAACAGTATGGAACATATGATTTAGTGCTTGTTTATACATCAGTACTAGTTAGTATAATTTCGATGAGCTTAGCAGAAGCTATTTTTGTAATACCTAAAGATAAATCAGAAAATGAAAAGACTAATTTTTTCAGTTCTGCCGTTATTGCTTCCTTAATGTTTTTTGCCATTGGTACTGCCTTACTATTCATTCTAAAACTCATTTTCAATATCAAAGGAATAGAAAATGTTTTGACCCGTTATTTCTGGTTCTTTGTTGGGATAATGTTTTTTACATTTTCTCAAAAGTTTACCCAACAATTTGCTCGTAGCCTTAATGACATTAAAACATACGCATTGTCGGGAGTTGTTTTAACAATTAGCCTAATTATTACTTCATTTTTACTAATTCCAAGATTTGGATTAGAAGGTTATTTTTTAAGTCAAATATCATCGATGTTTATAAGCGGAATATTTTCTTATGTCTCATCAAAAGCCTATCAATACCTATCAATCTCCTCCTTTACAATAAATGGGTTGAAAACTCTGTTACTTTATTCTGTGCCATTAATACCAAACGGAATTATGTGGTGGCTTGTGTCTTCTCTGAATAGACCTTTATTGAACCAGTATGTTGGAGAAGAGGGAATAGGATTTTTTGCCGTGGCAAATAAGTTTCCATCTCTTATAACTCTCGTATTTAACATTTTTATGTTTTCATGGCAAATTGCCATACTAGAAGAATATGGCAAAGATGGATTTCAACACTTTTTTAATAAGATAAGTGGTTATATAATATTCGTTATTATCTCTCTAGCTTGTATTATTTCAATTTTTAGCGAACAAATATTTAGTCTTGCTATTGATGACAAATTTCATACCGCATGGTTATTGTTACCAATCCTTACAATTTCCACAATTTTCAGCAGTATATCAGGACTCTCAGGTTCTGTTTTTTCTGCAGTATTAAAAAGTAAATATTATTTTTACAGTAGTATTTGGGGAGCTGGAACTAGTGTTTTCTTCAATTTTTTATTGATTCCAAAGTTTGGTTTAATTGGTTCATGCATTTCTATTGTTTTATCTTTTATGGCTATGGCAATCTCACGGATTATTTATTCTTGGAAATATGTTAAAATAACACATCTACAGAACCTCGTATTACAAATACTCATTAGCTTTTGTATTGTAGCAGCTTCAACAATGATTAAAGCACCTGATGTTCGAATAATTGTCGGTGGATTACTTTTTATGTTATTGATTGCCATAAATCATGCAAAATTGAATGAAATTTATTCCCTAACGAAGAAATTTGTTAATTGGTAA
- a CDS encoding CatB-related O-acetyltransferase: protein MIIKLFKLLVQPIRNHISWFIHASRLVIKNKTLKIDYNARLINVTLGKYNYFSRNSLIINSAISNYSYLGENTRINNATIGKFTCIGPDVLIGLGKHPTDTFVSLHPVFFSTAKQVGESFVKEQLFDERPKRVTIGHDVWIGARVIVNENIEIGTGAIIASNSVVTKDIEPYSIVAGIPARKVKMRFKPSHIEFLLKSRWWENTSDYYMKNTEIFHNIDKFCDEYITD, encoded by the coding sequence ATGATTATCAAATTATTCAAGTTGTTAGTACAACCTATACGTAACCATATTTCATGGTTTATACATGCAAGTAGACTTGTGATAAAGAATAAAACATTAAAAATTGACTATAATGCGCGACTAATTAATGTGACATTAGGTAAATATAACTATTTCTCAAGGAATTCATTAATCATAAATTCTGCTATTTCCAATTATTCATATTTAGGTGAAAATACCAGAATTAATAATGCTACAATTGGAAAATTTACATGTATTGGCCCCGATGTACTAATTGGACTTGGGAAGCATCCTACAGACACCTTTGTTTCATTACACCCAGTTTTTTTTTCAACTGCGAAGCAAGTTGGAGAATCATTTGTAAAAGAGCAGCTTTTTGATGAACGTCCTAAAAGAGTAACAATTGGACATGATGTGTGGATTGGTGCGAGAGTTATTGTAAATGAAAATATTGAGATTGGAACAGGAGCTATTATTGCTTCAAACTCAGTTGTTACGAAAGATATCGAACCATATTCTATCGTTGCGGGAATACCTGCGCGAAAAGTCAAAATGCGATTTAAACCATCACATATTGAGTTTTTATTAAAAAGTAGATGGTGGGAAAATACATCAGATTATTACATGAAAAACACCGAAATTTTTCACAACATAGATAAGTTTTGTGATGAATATATAACTGACTAG
- a CDS encoding acyltransferase — translation MLKLLYTIFVGLMQQIWEVWNLLNFKITHVKITKPYRINGRLYIRGQGAITIGKNFKASSGSRNNPIGGDTILRIVSGLNAKIIIGENVGISNSTIFAKESITIGNNVMIGGSCRIWDSDFHSLDPIIRTSGNDTDIKTLPIVINDYAFIGAGSIILKGVTVGKNSIIAAGSIVSKSIPDNEIWGGNPAQFIRRLQNTQHG, via the coding sequence ATGTTAAAATTACTGTATACAATATTCGTTGGATTAATGCAACAGATTTGGGAAGTTTGGAATCTCCTTAATTTTAAGATAACGCATGTTAAGATAACAAAACCATATCGAATAAATGGGCGATTATATATACGAGGGCAGGGTGCTATAACAATTGGGAAGAACTTTAAAGCAAGCTCAGGTAGTAGGAATAATCCAATTGGAGGCGATACAATTCTTCGGATCGTTTCAGGATTAAACGCCAAGATTATAATTGGCGAGAATGTAGGTATTTCTAACTCTACAATTTTTGCAAAAGAATCAATAACTATTGGAAATAATGTAATGATAGGAGGCAGTTGCCGTATCTGGGATTCAGACTTTCACTCTTTAGACCCAATAATCCGTACATCTGGTAATGACACAGATATAAAAACACTACCGATAGTAATTAATGACTATGCATTTATTGGAGCTGGAAGCATTATTCTAAAAGGTGTTACCGTTGGTAAAAACTCTATCATAGCTGCAGGCAGCATTGTATCTAAAAGTATTCCCGACAATGAAATTTGGGGAGGTAATCCTGCTCAATTTATTAGGAGACTACAGAATACACAACATGGGTAA